One Hippoglossus stenolepis isolate QCI-W04-F060 chromosome 22, HSTE1.2, whole genome shotgun sequence DNA segment encodes these proteins:
- the mtpn gene encoding myotrophin, whose translation MGDKELMWALKTGDLEEVKAKLDTAEDANRTLEGGRKPLHYAADFGQTEVVEFLISKGADINAPDKHSLTPLISACLEGHISCVKVLLEKGADKDCKGPDGISAFEAADCDAIKALLK comes from the exons ATGGGCGACAAAGAGCTGATGTGGGCACTGAAGACCGGGGACCTGGAAGAGGTCAAAGCCAAACTGGACACG GCTGAAGATGCCAACCGGACCCTGGAGGGTGGGAGGAAGCCTCTGCACTATGCTGCTGACTTTGGTCAGACAGAGGTTGTGGAGTTCCTCATTTCTAAGGGAGCAGATATCAAC GCTCCTGACAAACACAGCTTAACTCCACTGATCTCTGCCTGTTTAGAGGGTCACATCTCCTGTGTCAAGGTCCTGCTAGAAAAG GGAGCTGACAAAGACTGTAAAGGACCGGACGGCATAAGTGCCTTTGAAGCTGCCGATTGCGACGCCATCAAGGCGCTGCTCAAGTGA